A genomic window from Candidatus Binatia bacterium includes:
- a CDS encoding RecQ family ATP-dependent DNA helicase, translated as MAAGPMGRASDQSSNAGGGGGRRRRRGRGHKRGGRGRPGGEAAPEVDVSSLPEPKNETERAARRIGIRQMHPEQESGINAALEGSDVLMVLPTGFGKSAVYQILSMLMPKPVVLVSPLLALLRDQHEKLIKYQVPCVRLDGTVRGKARAEALERIKQGGPLLVMTTPETLGSDAFAEVIQESGISLAAIDEAHCISEWGYDFRPAYQRLGERLRAFGAPPLIALTATATEKVREDIVRFLGMRDHKVVASSPHRSNLAFEVMICRDTTARLRALARLAQRLRRPGIIYCTTTREVDTVYAMLMKLGIPAHRYHGKMNAGERNTQQELFMKTGRRTVMVATSAFGLGIDKPDIRYVVHQQSPASLEQYVQEAGRGGRDGAKSNCILLYDPEDRTTHEALLGRSRLRPEQLYRLGRALSAWAGEGRTPDVPSLALSAELGDRATTALLVPIEEAEIIEFDEHNVVVKIPPEEVAARVKSLAGQFENLRTQDSRRLDSLADYANNSDCRATYLRSYFGEDDGEPCGLCDTCRGRPERPSTFFQAIAAPPKRGKKRGRGGKGGKPETGRGDRSRKKRAGGGQPQRGQKAQGDQQQQRQQPRDRQPRDQQPRDLQARDLQPRDQQAQEGQPGGSKRSRRNRRRRRRGGQGRGPGQGSDAANTQGQANTQAPSSAQQSSQAQAGNRAPRPSRPPRTGAPSAPATATPAATQPAPVAAPVAKKVAAKKRTVAATPASAAPKAVSATAKKASTAKEAAKKTVAKKAVAAKTVSKKVVAKAAPAAKAPAAKKSVAKKTVAKKVATTAKKAVAKKATAKKAPVKKAPAKKVAAKAKTTTVAAKKAPAKKAPAKKVTAKKTAAKKTPAKKVTAKKAAKKTPKA; from the coding sequence ATGGCGGCTGGACCTATGGGCCGGGCGAGCGATCAGTCCTCGAACGCAGGTGGTGGCGGTGGACGCCGCCGTCGGCGCGGTCGAGGTCACAAACGTGGTGGGCGGGGACGCCCCGGGGGCGAGGCTGCGCCCGAGGTCGACGTGTCTTCGCTTCCCGAGCCGAAGAACGAAACGGAACGAGCAGCTCGGCGTATCGGCATTCGTCAGATGCACCCCGAGCAAGAGAGCGGAATCAACGCTGCGCTCGAGGGCTCCGATGTCTTGATGGTTCTGCCGACCGGCTTCGGTAAGTCGGCTGTCTACCAGATCCTCTCGATGCTGATGCCCAAGCCGGTGGTGTTGGTGTCCCCTCTGCTCGCGCTCCTTCGAGATCAGCACGAAAAGCTCATCAAGTACCAGGTTCCGTGCGTCCGGCTGGACGGCACGGTTCGCGGAAAAGCGCGCGCCGAAGCGCTCGAGCGCATCAAGCAGGGTGGCCCGTTGCTCGTAATGACGACGCCGGAGACGCTCGGTTCCGACGCGTTCGCCGAGGTCATCCAGGAATCCGGGATCTCCCTCGCCGCGATCGACGAAGCGCACTGCATCTCGGAGTGGGGTTACGACTTCCGGCCGGCCTACCAGCGCCTTGGCGAACGACTGCGCGCCTTCGGGGCGCCGCCGCTCATCGCGCTCACCGCGACGGCGACCGAGAAGGTTCGCGAAGACATCGTTCGCTTCCTCGGCATGCGCGATCACAAGGTGGTCGCGAGTTCGCCCCATCGTTCGAACCTCGCGTTCGAGGTGATGATCTGTCGCGACACGACGGCGCGTCTACGCGCACTCGCGCGTCTCGCGCAGCGCCTGCGCCGTCCCGGGATCATCTACTGTACGACGACGCGTGAGGTCGACACGGTCTACGCGATGTTGATGAAGCTGGGCATCCCGGCGCATCGGTATCACGGCAAGATGAACGCCGGCGAGCGCAACACGCAGCAGGAACTGTTCATGAAGACGGGCCGTCGGACCGTCATGGTTGCGACGAGCGCGTTCGGTCTTGGCATAGACAAGCCGGACATTCGTTACGTGGTGCACCAGCAGTCGCCCGCTTCCCTTGAGCAGTATGTTCAGGAAGCCGGTCGCGGCGGCCGCGACGGTGCGAAGTCGAACTGCATCCTCCTGTACGACCCCGAGGACCGCACGACCCACGAGGCCCTCCTGGGTCGTAGTCGCCTAAGGCCCGAGCAGCTCTATCGACTCGGTCGCGCTCTCTCGGCGTGGGCGGGTGAAGGTCGCACCCCGGACGTTCCCTCCCTCGCGCTCTCTGCGGAGTTGGGTGACCGAGCGACGACCGCGCTCCTGGTGCCGATCGAAGAGGCAGAGATCATCGAGTTCGACGAGCACAACGTCGTCGTGAAGATTCCGCCCGAAGAAGTGGCCGCGCGGGTGAAGAGCCTCGCCGGACAGTTCGAAAATTTGCGGACGCAGGATTCACGGCGACTCGATTCGCTCGCCGACTACGCGAACAACAGCGATTGCCGAGCGACCTACCTCCGAAGCTACTTTGGTGAGGACGACGGCGAACCCTGCGGCCTGTGCGATACCTGCCGTGGCCGACCCGAGCGCCCCTCGACGTTCTTCCAGGCGATCGCGGCACCACCGAAGCGCGGAAAGAAGCGCGGACGCGGCGGCAAGGGCGGAAAGCCTGAAACGGGTCGGGGGGATCGCTCTCGAAAGAAAAGAGCCGGCGGCGGTCAGCCGCAACGTGGCCAGAAGGCGCAGGGCGATCAGCAGCAGCAGCGACAACAGCCGCGCGACCGGCAGCCGCGCGACCAGCAGCCGCGCGATCTGCAGGCGCGCGATCTGCAGCCTCGTGATCAGCAGGCACAAGAAGGTCAGCCTGGGGGATCGAAGCGGTCGCGTCGCAATCGGCGTCGTCGGCGTCGCGGCGGTCAGGGTCGCGGGCCCGGTCAGGGTTCGGACGCAGCGAACACGCAGGGCCAAGCGAACACGCAGGCCCCGTCGAGCGCGCAGCAGTCATCTCAGGCGCAGGCGGGCAATCGTGCGCCGCGGCCGAGTCGTCCACCCCGCACAGGGGCTCCGAGTGCGCCTGCAACCGCAACACCCGCTGCGACCCAACCCGCACCCGTAGCGGCACCGGTGGCGAAGAAGGTGGCAGCCAAGAAGAGGACAGTTGCCGCGACACCGGCCTCGGCCGCTCCGAAGGCGGTTTCCGCGACGGCGAAGAAGGCGTCGACCGCCAAGGAGGCGGCGAAGAAGACCGTTGCGAAGAAGGCTGTCGCCGCGAAGACCGTGAGCAAGAAGGTCGTCGCAAAGGCCGCTCCGGCGGCGAAGGCTCCCGCCGCGAAGAAGTCGGTCGCCAAGAAGACGGTTGCAAAGAAGGTCGCCACGACCGCGAAGAAGGCCGTCGCGAAGAAGGCCACTGCGAAGAAGGCACCCGTAAAGAAAGCGCCGGCCAAGAAGGTCGCAGCGAAAGCGAAGACGACGACCGTGGCCGCAAAGAAGGCACCCGCAAAGAAGGCGCCGGCCAAGAAGGTCACCGCCAAGAAGACGGCCGCCAAGAAGACGCCCGCAAAGAAAGTCACGGCCAAGAAGGCCGCGAAGAAGACCCCGAAGGCCTGA
- a CDS encoding AMP-binding protein, whose translation MRASDPALLSAARVLSYGDLARAVEHGGREIDERFAPGSRILIAGYDQMVVALALLSALQSQCVPLLVDPQSATELARVAGRWDVAGGVGDPKILGALDAVIDDTAVLGWTTAAGPGGAELEPVHAGDPAFWTFTSGTTGEPRAVVHAHRGPRAAYEAFGRDVLSLAPTDRTASTAGLPFVYALGNNLFFPLLAGGSAILPADLLLPTVLAEVRRHDATVLVSGPWSLEAMARLADRSDRGEALRRLRLVLSAGEPLAASVFSRWQSAFGQTPLDNLGCTEMFNSFLSPRPEGALPGSLGHVVPGFEVRLGGQPPAAGRRGALTVRGESRAVAMSCDDGNDQIVETDGEWCETGDELEVDETGRFTYLGRLDDRFKVRGQFVRPAEVERRLRTLDGIRECLVSSETDDHGLACVSVRLVLGADYDAAEVLRAAGVAARQVLPAAARTLRLERVEALPRSPRGKVLRERRAASS comes from the coding sequence ATGCGCGCTTCGGACCCGGCCCTATTGAGCGCGGCGCGCGTTCTCTCCTACGGCGATCTGGCGCGAGCGGTGGAGCACGGCGGGCGGGAGATCGACGAGCGCTTCGCACCCGGCAGCCGGATCCTCATCGCAGGGTACGATCAGATGGTGGTCGCGCTCGCCCTGCTTTCGGCGCTGCAGTCGCAATGCGTCCCGCTTCTCGTCGATCCGCAATCTGCGACGGAGCTCGCGCGGGTCGCAGGGCGCTGGGATGTTGCAGGCGGCGTCGGAGACCCGAAGATTTTGGGTGCGCTCGACGCGGTGATCGACGACACGGCGGTGCTCGGTTGGACGACGGCGGCGGGTCCCGGCGGCGCGGAACTCGAACCCGTTCACGCAGGCGACCCTGCTTTTTGGACCTTCACGTCGGGAACCACCGGCGAGCCCCGGGCTGTGGTCCACGCCCACCGCGGCCCACGAGCGGCCTACGAGGCGTTCGGTCGCGACGTCCTGTCACTCGCGCCGACCGATCGCACGGCGTCGACGGCCGGCCTGCCGTTCGTCTACGCGCTCGGTAACAATCTCTTCTTTCCGCTTCTCGCCGGGGGTTCGGCGATCCTGCCGGCGGACTTGCTCCTTCCGACCGTGCTCGCGGAGGTCCGTCGTCACGACGCGACGGTACTCGTGAGCGGGCCGTGGTCTCTCGAGGCGATGGCGCGTCTCGCCGACCGATCCGACCGGGGGGAAGCGCTGCGTCGCCTCCGTCTGGTTCTGTCGGCCGGGGAGCCGCTCGCGGCGAGCGTGTTCTCGCGTTGGCAGAGCGCGTTCGGCCAGACTCCGCTCGACAATCTCGGATGCACCGAGATGTTCAACTCGTTCTTGTCGCCCCGCCCGGAGGGTGCCCTGCCGGGATCGCTGGGACACGTAGTGCCGGGTTTCGAGGTCCGCCTCGGCGGGCAGCCACCCGCTGCCGGTCGCCGCGGTGCGCTCACGGTTCGAGGCGAGAGCCGCGCGGTGGCGATGTCGTGCGACGATGGGAACGATCAGATCGTCGAGACCGATGGTGAGTGGTGCGAAACCGGAGACGAACTCGAGGTCGACGAGACCGGGCGCTTCACCTATCTCGGCCGTCTCGACGACCGCTTCAAGGTCCGCGGCCAGTTCGTGCGGCCCGCCGAAGTCGAGCGGCGGCTGCGCACCTTGGACGGCATTCGCGAGTGTCTCGTTTCGTCGGAGACCGACGACCACGGTCTCGCGTGCGTCTCCGTCCGGCTCGTTCTCGGTGCGGACTACGATGCGGCCGAAGTCCTGAGAGCGGCCGGCGTGGCCGCGCGCCAAGTCCTCCCAGCGGCGGCCCGCACGCTACGCCTCGAGCGGGTCGAGGCGTTGCCCCGCAGCCCGCGAGGCAAGGTGTTGCGAGAGCGCCGCGCGGCTTCGTCCTAG
- a CDS encoding CRTAC1 family protein, protein MIESSEPRFAVVTEMAGLSDVHDLSGSPRFRLIGEMAASSGSAVADYDCDGFEDVALLNTNHITLYRNAADGSFVPANDDSGLPPELPISGSGLVFFDAENDGDPDLWISGLLGQRFYRNEGCGTFVGQTEIIGIEPTTWSSMPIVADYDQDGYVDIILRNYAQPAQLLRNLGGPEHWLEIKLVGTKSNRDAVGARLTLEAGGKRQVREVHTGSSYLSASSLVQHFGLANAETIDTLEIRWPSGRITRLTDLGADQQLMLVEGRAEPAQVTSWVLETD, encoded by the coding sequence ATGATCGAGTCATCGGAGCCACGCTTCGCGGTCGTGACCGAGATGGCCGGCTTGAGCGACGTCCATGACCTGTCCGGCTCGCCCCGGTTCCGGCTGATCGGCGAGATGGCCGCTTCCTCCGGGTCCGCGGTCGCCGACTACGACTGCGACGGCTTCGAGGACGTCGCCCTTCTCAACACGAACCACATCACGCTCTACCGAAATGCCGCAGACGGATCCTTCGTCCCGGCCAACGACGACAGCGGTCTCCCGCCCGAGCTTCCCATCTCCGGATCCGGCCTCGTCTTCTTCGATGCCGAGAACGACGGAGACCCGGACCTTTGGATCTCCGGCCTGCTCGGGCAACGCTTCTACCGCAACGAGGGATGCGGAACTTTCGTCGGCCAGACCGAGATCATCGGCATCGAACCTACGACCTGGTCCAGCATGCCCATCGTCGCGGACTACGACCAGGACGGCTACGTCGACATCATCCTGCGCAACTACGCACAGCCGGCCCAGCTGCTGCGGAACCTCGGCGGGCCCGAGCACTGGCTCGAAATCAAGCTCGTCGGAACGAAGAGCAACCGCGACGCCGTCGGTGCCCGGCTCACTCTCGAAGCGGGCGGCAAGCGCCAGGTGCGCGAGGTCCACACCGGCTCGAGCTACCTGTCGGCCTCGTCGCTAGTGCAGCATTTCGGCCTCGCGAACGCCGAGACGATCGACACGCTGGAGATCCGCTGGCCGTCGGGCCGGATCACGCGCCTCACCGACCTCGGGGCCGACCAGCAACTCATGCTGGTCGAGGGCCGAGCGGAACCGGCCCAGGTCACCTCGTGGGTCCTCGAGACCGATTGA
- a CDS encoding beta-ketoacyl synthase N-terminal-like domain-containing protein — MNGAIVVTGLGFVCPLGTGKSAVWDAWQKDEAGVRTLAEDDPRLARGVDPVALPAVGRAGFVRGFQPKEHIQSSHLRRMDWCSRMIGASATQAVTDAALPLESEHDQVRTALVIGSCLGNQRETQKYMERVLQHGPGAGQPILFPNLVLNAAGGYAAIEQTIRGPNLSVSEHEASGEIAVATAVDLLRAGMCDRVVVGGADEFGSVYLGALRERRLLDGASSAVAAREDAVRGRIVPGEGAAAVVLEYEDAARARGRAPYAAVGVARSGAIAAGPYAAPEPQAAAARLTRMLETRGQSSPPVSAVLGGANGSPPRDELDRCLLSALERTQPTPPTYRRLDGLVGDWPSRGMLSVALASLAVGHGSLPGALADSGAPSRILIPGSGRSGVLVPVAIDVLASP; from the coding sequence GTGAACGGCGCCATCGTGGTGACGGGTCTCGGCTTCGTGTGCCCTCTGGGCACCGGCAAGAGCGCCGTGTGGGATGCGTGGCAGAAGGACGAGGCTGGCGTCCGCACCCTCGCCGAAGACGACCCCCGCCTCGCCCGCGGGGTCGACCCGGTCGCCCTGCCCGCTGTGGGACGTGCGGGGTTCGTGCGGGGCTTTCAACCGAAGGAACACATCCAGTCGTCTCACCTGCGCCGGATGGACTGGTGCTCCCGCATGATCGGGGCCTCCGCGACGCAGGCGGTCACCGATGCCGCACTCCCGCTCGAATCCGAACACGACCAGGTCCGCACGGCGCTCGTCATCGGGTCGTGCTTGGGGAACCAGCGCGAGACGCAGAAGTACATGGAACGGGTGCTGCAGCACGGACCGGGCGCCGGGCAGCCGATCCTGTTTCCGAACCTGGTGCTCAACGCGGCCGGCGGTTACGCCGCAATCGAGCAGACGATCCGAGGGCCGAATCTGAGCGTTTCGGAACACGAAGCCTCGGGCGAGATCGCCGTCGCGACTGCGGTCGATCTTCTCCGGGCCGGCATGTGCGACCGGGTCGTCGTGGGCGGAGCGGACGAGTTCGGGTCGGTCTATCTCGGGGCGCTTCGTGAGCGTCGCCTGCTCGACGGGGCGAGTTCGGCCGTGGCCGCGCGAGAAGACGCCGTCCGGGGTCGGATCGTACCCGGCGAAGGCGCAGCCGCGGTCGTCCTCGAGTACGAAGACGCTGCCCGGGCCCGTGGGCGCGCTCCGTACGCCGCGGTCGGCGTGGCGCGAAGCGGGGCCATCGCGGCCGGACCCTACGCCGCACCGGAACCCCAGGCAGCCGCCGCGCGGCTCACCCGGATGCTCGAAACACGCGGCCAGTCGTCCCCCCCGGTTTCGGCCGTGCTCGGCGGCGCCAACGGATCCCCGCCGCGGGACGAGCTCGATCGCTGCCTACTCTCCGCGTTGGAGCGCACGCAGCCGACACCGCCGACCTACAGGCGCCTCGACGGGCTGGTCGGAGACTGGCCCTCACGGGGCATGCTCTCGGTCGCCCTGGCGTCCCTCGCCGTCGGGCACGGCTCTCTTCCCGGCGCGCTGGCCGACTCGGGCGCCCCCTCGCGCATCCTGATCCCCGGCAGCGGGCGCAGTGGCGTCCTCGTGCCTGTCGCGATTGACGTGTTGGCTTCGCCCTGA
- a CDS encoding beta-ketoacyl-[acyl-carrier-protein] synthase family protein, protein MPTEPQRRVVITGMGAITSAGLGTAALEQALRGNTHRFRDVTLFSTEGLRVHIAGEVEEIPDSALAGAAARRRSSRSDRLALFAVEHALDSSGLDLSSEDRERIGTSIGTSTGGMLETEAYYDTRRLGTPAGRLRPQLLSSTVGAPTGMIASSVGAFGPRLGPSTACSSSAISLAMGLAWIRSGAADVVIAGGTDALCRMTYSGFHALKALAPEPCRPFDRDRQGLTLGEGAAAVVLEAEDHANERGAPVLARLLGAGLSCDANHPTAPHQEGLGASQALQTALSDAGVPPAEIEYVNAHGTGTPQNDACEARALRTVFGARASALPVSSTKGLFGHLLGAAGAVEAIATVLAMNGGFVPPTIGLTNPDPECTVDLIQGAPRDLAFRRAASNSYGFGGNNCSLILERP, encoded by the coding sequence ATGCCCACCGAGCCACAGCGTCGCGTGGTCATCACCGGCATGGGAGCCATCACGTCCGCCGGGCTCGGCACCGCCGCGCTCGAGCAGGCCCTGCGCGGCAACACCCATCGCTTCCGCGACGTGACTCTCTTCTCGACCGAGGGGCTGCGGGTTCATATCGCGGGGGAGGTCGAGGAGATTCCGGACTCCGCCCTCGCGGGCGCGGCGGCACGTCGGCGCAGTTCGCGATCCGATCGTCTGGCCCTGTTCGCCGTCGAACATGCACTCGACAGCAGCGGCCTCGACCTGTCTTCCGAGGACCGGGAACGGATCGGGACGTCGATCGGAACTTCGACCGGCGGGATGCTCGAGACCGAGGCCTATTACGACACACGGCGACTCGGGACTCCGGCCGGCCGTCTCCGGCCCCAGCTCCTGTCGTCGACGGTCGGTGCGCCGACGGGCATGATCGCGTCCTCCGTCGGAGCGTTCGGACCCCGCCTCGGACCGTCGACCGCCTGCTCGAGCAGCGCGATCTCGCTCGCCATGGGACTCGCCTGGATCCGCTCGGGCGCGGCGGACGTGGTGATCGCCGGCGGCACCGACGCTCTGTGCCGCATGACGTACTCGGGATTCCACGCCCTGAAAGCTCTCGCGCCGGAACCGTGCCGGCCCTTCGATCGCGACCGGCAGGGGCTCACTCTCGGCGAGGGCGCTGCCGCCGTGGTCCTCGAAGCGGAGGACCACGCGAACGAGCGGGGCGCGCCGGTCCTCGCGCGGCTGCTCGGCGCCGGGCTTTCGTGCGATGCCAACCATCCGACGGCACCTCACCAAGAAGGCCTCGGTGCGAGTCAGGCGCTGCAGACCGCCCTCTCCGACGCCGGGGTCCCGCCGGCGGAGATCGAGTACGTGAACGCTCACGGCACCGGGACGCCCCAAAACGATGCGTGCGAAGCACGCGCTCTGCGCACCGTGTTCGGAGCGCGAGCGTCGGCGCTTCCCGTGTCGTCGACGAAAGGCCTGTTCGGGCACCTGCTCGGAGCCGCGGGCGCGGTCGAAGCCATCGCCACAGTGCTCGCCATGAACGGGGGCTTCGTCCCGCCTACGATCGGGCTCACGAATCCCGATCCCGAGTGCACCGTCGACCTGATCCAGGGCGCCCCGCGCGACCTCGCGTTCCGACGTGCGGCCTCCAACTCCTACGGCTTCGGCGGCAACAACTGCAGCTTGATCCTGGAGCGGCCGTGA
- a CDS encoding SDR family NAD(P)-dependent oxidoreductase, whose amino-acid sequence MDLELSGKRALITGASRGIGLATAKRLAAEGVRVALNAGHSREGLEAAKAEVDGALACFADVSDPKAVDEMFRTLKKEMGGIDILVNNAAVARDSLVMMLQPSAWREVLDVSLDGAFYCARAGLRSMIGSRWGRIVNVVSPAAFLGKPGAANYAAAKGALLALTKTLAAESARHGITANAVCPGWVETEMVSGLNDEARAAESARIPTGRFAAPDEIADAILFLASERARYVTGTTLVVDGGLTMR is encoded by the coding sequence ATGGATCTCGAGCTGTCCGGGAAAAGAGCCCTCATCACCGGTGCGAGCCGGGGAATCGGCCTGGCCACGGCGAAACGTCTCGCCGCGGAAGGCGTGCGCGTCGCGCTCAATGCGGGCCACTCCCGCGAGGGACTCGAGGCCGCCAAGGCCGAGGTAGACGGCGCGCTCGCGTGCTTCGCCGACGTCTCGGACCCGAAGGCCGTGGACGAGATGTTCCGAACGCTCAAGAAGGAAATGGGCGGCATCGACATCCTGGTAAACAACGCAGCGGTCGCGCGAGACTCCCTCGTCATGATGCTGCAACCGAGCGCCTGGCGCGAGGTCCTCGACGTGAGCCTCGACGGCGCCTTCTACTGTGCACGGGCCGGGCTCCGATCGATGATCGGTAGCCGATGGGGTCGGATCGTCAACGTGGTCTCCCCCGCGGCCTTCCTCGGAAAGCCGGGTGCGGCGAACTACGCGGCCGCAAAGGGTGCTCTCCTCGCTCTCACGAAGACACTCGCCGCCGAGTCCGCCCGCCACGGGATCACCGCGAACGCCGTCTGCCCCGGCTGGGTCGAGACCGAAATGGTGTCCGGGCTGAACGACGAGGCGCGCGCGGCCGAGTCGGCTCGAATCCCGACGGGTCGCTTCGCCGCACCGGACGAGATCGCCGATGCCATCCTGTTTCTCGCCTCCGAACGAGCCCGCTACGTGACCGGTACCACGCTGGTAGTCGACGGCGGTCTCACCATGCGCTGA
- a CDS encoding class I adenylate-forming enzyme family protein, producing MAEALYRHFEDRRRESPAAEAVLDVDAGRRFTRDGLAALVDQVAGSVRAAASEAGVVAVQSENAPELIAAVLAAWRENLVPLPIDRERDVAEIETLARSLGIGMLLRGRGLERHAIPGVRAEIALPTEAAVLKLTSGTTGEPRAVAVAGPALELGVSQICSTMGIRAGDRNLVTVPLAHSYAFDNVLGTLVMQGTPAVLVSDLVPRRLFSVVRETGVTVWPSVPLLLDVLSRSPAGGEAPLGSLRLVISAGAPLPATTRENFAKRFHLRPRTFYGATECGGIAFDREADREVPDGCVGRPLDGVSIDLLDGEDGVGRISVRSGSVALGTLPTASPEISAGRLLASDLGRLDEEGRLHLIGRVGQFVKIHGHKVYPIEVERVLRGLPGVLDAAVVPYARSDVSEGLRAIVAAGDGIDRATIARGCERVLPSYKVPRSIEIRDEVPRNERGKLDRRRL from the coding sequence ATGGCTGAGGCTCTCTACCGACACTTCGAAGACCGCCGCCGGGAGTCGCCGGCCGCCGAGGCCGTCCTGGACGTCGACGCGGGCCGTCGATTCACCCGTGATGGGCTGGCGGCACTGGTGGATCAGGTGGCCGGGTCGGTCCGGGCCGCGGCGTCGGAGGCCGGTGTCGTGGCCGTGCAGTCCGAGAACGCTCCGGAGCTGATTGCGGCGGTCCTCGCCGCCTGGCGTGAGAATCTCGTGCCTCTGCCCATCGATCGCGAGCGCGATGTCGCCGAGATCGAGACGCTCGCGCGGTCGCTCGGCATCGGGATGCTGCTGCGCGGGCGGGGGCTCGAGCGTCATGCCATCCCGGGCGTGCGCGCCGAGATCGCCCTCCCGACCGAAGCGGCCGTCCTGAAGCTCACATCGGGCACCACGGGGGAGCCGCGGGCCGTCGCGGTCGCCGGACCCGCGCTCGAGCTCGGAGTCTCCCAGATCTGCTCCACGATGGGGATCAGGGCCGGGGATCGAAACCTGGTGACGGTGCCGCTCGCGCACAGCTATGCTTTCGACAACGTCCTCGGCACACTCGTCATGCAGGGGACTCCCGCCGTGCTGGTTTCGGATCTCGTGCCGCGGCGCCTCTTCTCGGTCGTGCGCGAGACCGGCGTCACGGTGTGGCCGTCGGTGCCGCTCCTCCTCGATGTTCTGTCTCGGTCGCCTGCCGGTGGCGAGGCCCCGCTCGGCTCGCTTCGGCTCGTGATCTCCGCGGGAGCGCCGCTTCCCGCGACGACGCGCGAGAATTTCGCGAAGCGCTTTCATCTGCGACCCCGCACGTTCTACGGCGCCACGGAGTGCGGCGGTATCGCTTTTGACCGGGAGGCCGACCGGGAGGTGCCCGACGGCTGCGTGGGTCGACCGCTCGACGGCGTTTCGATCGACTTGCTCGACGGCGAGGACGGCGTGGGGAGGATCTCCGTTCGAAGTGGCTCCGTCGCGCTCGGGACGCTTCCTACGGCGAGTCCCGAGATCTCGGCTGGCCGGCTTCTCGCTTCGGACCTCGGTCGTCTTGATGAAGAAGGTCGGCTGCATCTCATCGGGCGGGTCGGTCAGTTCGTGAAGATCCACGGCCACAAGGTCTACCCGATAGAAGTCGAGCGCGTCCTGCGGGGCCTTCCGGGTGTCCTGGATGCCGCCGTCGTTCCGTACGCTCGGTCCGACGTTAGTGAAGGCCTGCGAGCGATCGTCGCGGCGGGAGACGGGATCGACCGGGCCACGATCGCGCGTGGGTGCGAACGCGTATTGCCGTCGTACAAGGTCCCGCGCTCGATCGAGATTCGCGACGAGGTCCCGCGGAACGAGCGGGGCAAACTCGATCGCCGCCGGCTCTAG
- a CDS encoding NAD(P)/FAD-dependent oxidoreductase gives MRTCDVLVIGGGPAGSTAGHLLARAGRDVIVLERERFPRFHIGESLLPASMPLLERLGVRAEVEASGSVPKFGARVLTATGTPSVRIRFDEGLVPSAPSAFQVVRATFDDILLRACASAGAEVRQEHEVARAERTDHGWSVHARTADREHEFRAKHLVDASGRDTFLARARGTKVMAPGHQRAAIYAHFEGVPRVSGAESGDILLAVRTDGWLWLIPLADGRTSIGLVVQGDALRRFERTPEEAFEYALRHTPALAEKTRDAERVSPIHVTSNYSYRSGTAARDGAVLIGDALGFLDPVFSTGVFLALQGGESAAAALDHSLARPTAADAILAEWAARQAKANLYYWRLIDSFYTPEFIDLLLQPSGAAIFRSLVPALNSVFAGMGPGTLGLRARVWLFETLQYLHRRFDLQPRLVIGSVFDN, from the coding sequence ATGCGAACGTGTGACGTGCTGGTGATCGGAGGCGGCCCGGCCGGGTCGACGGCCGGACACCTCTTGGCGCGAGCCGGCCGAGACGTGATCGTGTTGGAGCGCGAGCGCTTCCCCCGGTTCCACATCGGCGAATCCCTGCTGCCGGCCAGCATGCCGCTGCTCGAACGCCTCGGGGTACGCGCCGAAGTGGAGGCCTCCGGGAGCGTGCCCAAATTCGGCGCACGCGTGCTGACGGCCACCGGCACCCCGTCCGTCCGAATCCGGTTCGACGAAGGCCTCGTCCCCTCGGCTCCCAGTGCGTTCCAGGTCGTGCGGGCAACGTTCGACGACATTCTCCTGCGTGCCTGTGCGAGCGCCGGCGCCGAAGTAAGGCAGGAACACGAGGTCGCGCGAGCCGAGCGGACGGATCATGGGTGGTCCGTTCACGCGCGAACCGCGGACCGAGAGCACGAGTTCCGGGCGAAGCACCTCGTAGACGCGAGTGGCCGGGATACCTTCCTCGCGCGAGCGCGCGGTACGAAGGTGATGGCCCCCGGCCACCAGCGAGCAGCCATCTACGCGCACTTCGAGGGCGTCCCCCGGGTCTCGGGCGCAGAGTCCGGCGACATCTTGCTGGCGGTGCGAACCGATGGCTGGCTCTGGTTGATTCCGCTCGCCGACGGGCGGACGAGCATCGGACTCGTCGTGCAAGGCGACGCACTTCGCCGGTTCGAAAGAACACCCGAAGAAGCGTTCGAATACGCCCTGCGCCACACACCGGCCCTCGCGGAAAAGACACGCGACGCCGAACGCGTCTCGCCCATCCACGTGACGAGCAACTACTCCTACCGGAGCGGTACGGCGGCGCGCGACGGCGCAGTCCTGATCGGCGATGCCCTGGGCTTTCTCGACCCCGTCTTCTCGACGGGCGTCTTCCTGGCCCTGCAGGGCGGGGAGTCCGCCGCCGCCGCACTCGACCACAGTCTCGCGCGACCCACCGCCGCCGATGCGATCCTGGCGGAGTGGGCTGCCCGGCAAGCGAAAGCGAACCTCTACTACTGGCGGCTAATCGACTCCTTCTACACACCGGAGTTCATCGACCTGCTGCTCCAACCGTCCGGCGCGGCGATCTTCCGGAGCCTCGTACCCGCGCTGAACAGCGTGTTTGCCGGGATGGGGCCAGGCACTCTCGGCCTTCGCGCGCGTGTGTGGCTCTTCGAGACGCTCCAGTACCTGCATCGCCGATTCGATCTCCAGCCGCGGCTCGTGATCGGATCTGTTTTCGATAATTGA